In one window of Mucilaginibacter auburnensis DNA:
- a CDS encoding sterol desaturase family protein: MQIVYNILITVVSFVAMEGVAWLAHKYLMHGWLWGLHEDHHHKEHYGFLEHNDAFFLIFATPGITCLAIGIYTPVTFLLYIGLGITLYGFCYFFVHDIFIHQRIKWLRNTKNPYLLGIRRAHKMHHKHLGKHDGECFGMLWVPRKYFKKQEAAS, translated from the coding sequence ATGCAAATAGTATATAACATATTAATAACCGTAGTTTCATTTGTCGCGATGGAAGGCGTTGCCTGGTTGGCACATAAGTATTTGATGCATGGTTGGTTATGGGGTTTACATGAAGATCATCACCATAAAGAGCATTACGGTTTTTTAGAACATAACGATGCCTTCTTTTTGATTTTCGCTACCCCTGGTATCACCTGTTTGGCTATCGGTATTTATACCCCTGTTACATTTTTGCTGTACATTGGTTTGGGTATTACCCTGTATGGGTTTTGCTACTTTTTTGTGCACGATATTTTCATTCATCAACGTATTAAATGGTTACGGAACACCAAAAATCCCTACCTGTTGGGTATTCGTCGCGCGCACAAAATGCACCACAAACATTTAGGTAAGCATGACGGCGAATGCTTTGGTATGCTATGGGTTCCGCGCAAATATTTTAAAAAGCAAGAGGCGGCTTCATGA
- a CDS encoding lycopene cyclase domain-containing protein, whose translation MTKYTYLLIDFFSISVPFLVSFHPKSGLYKHWYALLPAIIVTSLFYLVWDSWFTSMGVWGFNSTYITGIHVGNMPLEEILFFVCIPYACVFTFDCLIRVIPENVLSKSSPFISYTLIGLCIIIAAIYRNNYYTASAFGLLALLIFAAYYKKVRWLGRFYIIYIILLIPFTIVNGLLTGTCLDAPVVWYNPDHIIGARILTIPIEDVFYGMGLLLINTWIYQRLRYGKNHSASAIAG comes from the coding sequence ATGACAAAATACACCTATCTGCTTATTGATTTCTTCAGTATTTCGGTACCCTTCCTGGTATCATTTCATCCAAAAAGCGGATTGTATAAGCACTGGTACGCTTTACTACCTGCAATAATAGTTACCAGTTTGTTCTATTTGGTTTGGGACAGCTGGTTTACAAGCATGGGCGTTTGGGGCTTTAACTCTACTTATATAACGGGCATACATGTGGGTAATATGCCTTTAGAGGAGATACTATTCTTTGTATGTATACCCTACGCCTGCGTGTTCACGTTTGACTGCCTGATAAGGGTAATCCCTGAAAATGTGCTATCCAAGAGTTCACCATTCATCAGCTATACACTTATTGGCTTATGTATAATTATAGCCGCAATTTACCGTAACAATTATTACACAGCATCAGCATTTGGATTATTAGCACTTTTAATATTTGCCGCATATTACAAAAAAGTGCGGTGGCTGGGCAGGTTTTATATAATATATATTATACTGCTCATCCCTTTTACAATTGTAAACGGTTTGCTTACAGGCACCTGTTTAGATGCGCCGGTAGTTTGGTACAATCCAGACCACATAATTGGGGCGCGTATATTAACGATACCTATTGAGGATGTTTTTTATGGCATGGGACTTCTGCTCATTAACACCTGGATCTATCAGCGGCTGCGCTATGGTAAAAATCACTCCGCATCTGCTATTGCCGGTTAA
- the trxB gene encoding thioredoxin-disulfide reductase, whose product MSENLEHVKCLIIGSGPAGYTAAIYASRADLKPVMYTGMLAGGQLTQTTDVENFPGYPTGVMGPEMMEDFRKQAERLGTEIRFGYVSSVDFSNLPHKVVVDEVKTILADTVIISTGASAKWLGLDSEQKYSGFGVSACAVCDGFFFKGQDVAIVGAGDTAAEEATYLAKMCRKVYMIVRRDEFRASKAMVHRVLNTKNIEVLYNTETKEILGDGQSVNGALVINSKTNEERKLDVTGFFVAIGHEPNTGIFKGWIDMDETGYIKTRPGSTETNVEGVFCCGDAQDHIYRQAVTAAGSGCMAAIDAERYLAAKEHVVTV is encoded by the coding sequence ATGTCTGAAAACTTAGAACACGTAAAATGCCTGATAATAGGTTCGGGCCCTGCGGGATACACTGCAGCTATATATGCTTCACGCGCTGATTTAAAGCCTGTTATGTATACAGGCATGTTGGCCGGTGGGCAGCTTACGCAAACTACTGATGTAGAGAATTTTCCGGGATACCCAACCGGAGTAATGGGCCCTGAAATGATGGAAGATTTCCGTAAACAGGCCGAGCGTCTAGGTACCGAAATTAGATTTGGTTATGTAAGCTCGGTTGACTTTTCAAATCTGCCGCATAAAGTGGTAGTTGATGAGGTTAAAACTATATTGGCTGATACCGTAATTATATCAACCGGTGCATCTGCTAAATGGCTGGGTTTAGACTCGGAACAAAAATATAGCGGCTTTGGCGTTTCTGCATGTGCGGTTTGTGATGGTTTCTTCTTTAAAGGACAGGATGTTGCCATAGTAGGGGCCGGCGATACTGCTGCTGAAGAAGCTACTTATTTGGCTAAAATGTGCCGCAAGGTGTACATGATCGTTCGTCGTGATGAATTCCGTGCTTCAAAAGCAATGGTTCATCGTGTGCTGAATACCAAAAACATTGAAGTGTTATATAACACCGAAACCAAAGAGATTTTAGGAGACGGACAAAGTGTTAACGGTGCCCTTGTTATCAATAGCAAAACTAACGAGGAGCGTAAGCTTGACGTTACCGGTTTCTTTGTGGCAATTGGTCACGAACCTAACACAGGCATATTTAAAGGCTGGATTGATATGGACGAAACAGGTTATATCAAAACCCGTCCCGGCTCAACCGAAACTAACGTTGAAGGCGTGTTTTGCTGCGGCGACGCGCAAGACCACATTTACCGTCAGGCGGTAACAGCTGCCGGTTCAGGTTGTATGGCTGCTATTGATGCGGAAAGGTATTTAGCTGCTAAAGAGCACGTTGTGACGGTTTAA
- a CDS encoding prephenate dehydratase, whose protein sequence is MKKDKPRVAIQGIKASFHEQAAFEYFGENIETVECDSFKQTFVALERDEADYLVMAIENSIAGSILPNYSLLLGYNFPVVGEVYLPIQLHLMALPGVKFEQIKNVTSHPMAIRQCGDFLDEFPHLKIVESSDTAACAKRIQDEQLTDTVAIANALAAKTYGLDIIERRIESNKKNYTRFLILTTHENVTKQTPNKASLCFQVSNQVGALAKVLNIFADLGVNMSKIQSMPVLGKRHEYNFYVDVEWEDNKQYDAAIKQVLKYTHNFNILGEYVRYEDESEKAPEVKPEKPVRKYISVKKLNK, encoded by the coding sequence ATGAAAAAAGATAAACCAAGAGTAGCCATACAAGGAATAAAAGCATCGTTCCACGAGCAGGCTGCATTTGAATATTTTGGCGAGAATATTGAAACTGTTGAATGCGATTCGTTCAAACAAACCTTTGTGGCGTTAGAGCGTGACGAAGCCGACTACTTAGTTATGGCTATTGAAAACAGCATTGCGGGCAGTATTTTACCTAATTACTCTTTGTTATTGGGTTATAACTTCCCGGTGGTTGGTGAGGTTTATCTGCCTATTCAGTTACACTTAATGGCTTTGCCGGGTGTAAAGTTTGAACAAATTAAAAATGTAACCTCACACCCAATGGCCATACGCCAGTGCGGCGATTTCTTAGACGAGTTTCCGCACCTTAAAATTGTGGAGAGCAGCGATACCGCCGCATGCGCCAAACGCATTCAGGATGAGCAGCTGACTGATACTGTAGCCATAGCCAACGCGCTGGCTGCTAAAACCTATGGATTGGATATTATTGAGCGTCGCATAGAATCTAACAAAAAGAACTATACCCGTTTCCTGATACTAACCACACACGAGAATGTAACCAAGCAAACGCCTAATAAAGCGTCGTTATGTTTCCAGGTGAGTAACCAGGTAGGTGCACTGGCTAAAGTGCTTAATATTTTTGCTGATTTAGGCGTTAATATGAGCAAAATACAGTCTATGCCGGTGTTAGGCAAACGCCACGAGTATAATTTTTATGTTGATGTAGAGTGGGAAGATAACAAGCAGTATGATGCTGCCATTAAACAAGTGCTAAAGTACACCCACAACTTTAACATTTTAGGTGAGTACGTCCGCTACGAAGATGAAAGTGAGAAAGCTCCGGAAGTTAAGCCCGAAAAACCTGTACGTAAGTATATAAGTGTAAAAAAATTAAATAAATAA
- a CDS encoding bifunctional 3-deoxy-7-phosphoheptulonate synthase/chorismate mutase type II, with translation MKLNLNIQPLSSWITAVNEPFLIAGPCSAETEEQLVATAHLLKNTGKVTALRAGIWKPRTRPGEFEGIGSIGLEWLKRAKAETGLPTAVEVATAKHVEEALAAGVDILWVGARSTANPFTVQEIADALKGVDVPVLIKNPVNPDISLWIGAIERINNAGITKLAAIHRGFSSYEKSAFRNEPMWDIAIHLKTLAPHLPIICDPSHITGNRDLIGYISQKALDLDMQGLIIESHIDPSVAWTDAKQQVTPAALAELIDRLILRKPEGGDAVVKDKLSELRGTIDKIDDLLIQKIAERMKIAEQIGIHKRDNDITILQVNRWDEILQKAISYGKALQLSEEFTEKFLELVHSESIRRQTAIMNKDLAAGQQAEKLTHA, from the coding sequence ATGAAACTTAATTTAAACATACAGCCGTTAAGCTCATGGATCACGGCCGTAAACGAACCATTTTTAATTGCAGGCCCTTGCAGCGCTGAAACAGAAGAACAGTTAGTAGCAACCGCACATTTATTGAAAAACACAGGTAAAGTAACCGCTTTACGTGCAGGTATATGGAAACCACGTACCCGTCCGGGTGAGTTTGAAGGTATTGGCAGTATTGGTTTGGAGTGGTTAAAACGCGCCAAAGCCGAAACAGGTTTACCAACTGCCGTTGAAGTTGCTACCGCAAAACACGTTGAAGAAGCTTTAGCTGCAGGTGTTGATATTTTATGGGTAGGTGCACGTTCAACTGCTAACCCTTTCACCGTGCAAGAAATTGCCGACGCGTTAAAAGGTGTTGATGTACCTGTATTAATTAAAAACCCGGTTAACCCTGATATTTCATTATGGATAGGTGCTATTGAGCGTATCAACAATGCCGGCATCACCAAATTGGCTGCTATTCACCGTGGTTTCTCATCATACGAAAAATCTGCTTTCCGTAATGAGCCAATGTGGGATATTGCTATCCACCTTAAAACTTTAGCACCGCACTTACCTATTATTTGCGATCCAAGCCACATTACCGGTAACCGTGATTTGATAGGTTATATATCTCAAAAAGCATTAGACCTAGATATGCAAGGTTTGATCATTGAGTCGCACATTGACCCATCAGTTGCATGGACAGATGCTAAACAACAGGTTACTCCTGCTGCTTTGGCTGAACTAATAGATCGTTTGATATTACGTAAACCAGAAGGTGGTGACGCTGTAGTTAAAGATAAATTAAGCGAACTACGTGGTACAATTGATAAAATTGACGACCTTTTAATTCAAAAAATTGCTGAGCGTATGAAAATTGCTGAGCAAATAGGGATCCACAAACGCGACAACGACATTACCATTTTGCAGGTTAACCGTTGGGACGAGATCCTTCAAAAAGCTATCAGCTACGGTAAAGCACTACAGTTAAGCGAAGAGTTTACCGAGAAGTTTTTAGAATTGGTACACAGCGAATCTATCCGCAGACAAACTGCTATCATGAATAAAGATCTGGCAGCAGGTCAGCAAGCTGAAAAACTTACACACGCATAA
- the aroA gene encoding 3-phosphoshikimate 1-carboxyvinyltransferase, whose amino-acid sequence MSPNILLTKPGKTANGAIQLTGSKSECNRALIIEALSNSKVKVQNVSDAADTVLLHGILKSGKVNTVLAASEIENPISEVNIGPAGTAMRFLTAYFTLQPEEVILTGSARMKQRPIGILVDALRELGAEIDYVENEGFPPIHIKGNLEQKTNRISIKGNISSQYITALLLIAAKLPQGLELQIEGELTSRPYVEMTLAMLAQAGIQHNWNDNVISIANQDFKETELPVEPDWSAASYWFSIAALADEAELFLGGLTAYSLQGDSVITEIMANFGISSEFKDGGVYLKKEAKAISKKLFNMKKCPDLAQTVIVVCAALGHEATFTGLETLKIKETDRVAALQNELAKMGVKLIEDNEQYTLDCSGKFIPQRMFINTYDDHRMAMAFAPLALLIPELEVEDAKVVEKSYPAFWTDLEKVGFVVSPLAP is encoded by the coding sequence ATGAGCCCTAATATTCTGCTCACCAAGCCAGGCAAAACCGCTAACGGCGCCATACAGCTTACAGGTTCAAAAAGCGAATGCAATCGCGCGCTTATTATTGAAGCGCTGAGCAATAGCAAAGTTAAGGTGCAAAATGTGTCTGATGCTGCCGATACGGTATTGCTACATGGAATTTTGAAGTCGGGCAAAGTAAACACTGTATTAGCCGCTTCTGAAATCGAAAATCCGATATCCGAAGTTAACATTGGTCCCGCTGGTACTGCCATGCGCTTCCTTACTGCTTATTTTACTTTGCAGCCCGAGGAAGTGATATTAACCGGCAGCGCCCGCATGAAACAACGCCCTATTGGCATATTGGTTGATGCGTTGCGTGAGTTGGGTGCAGAAATTGATTATGTAGAAAACGAGGGCTTCCCTCCCATCCACATAAAAGGTAACCTCGAGCAAAAAACAAATCGCATCAGCATTAAAGGCAACATCAGCAGCCAGTATATCACTGCCCTGTTGTTAATTGCTGCTAAGCTACCTCAAGGTTTGGAGCTACAAATTGAAGGTGAGTTAACATCGCGCCCCTATGTTGAAATGACTTTGGCTATGTTAGCACAGGCCGGCATTCAGCACAACTGGAATGATAATGTGATCAGTATAGCTAATCAGGATTTTAAAGAAACGGAGCTTCCGGTTGAACCTGATTGGAGTGCGGCGTCTTATTGGTTCTCAATAGCTGCATTAGCTGATGAAGCAGAACTTTTTTTAGGCGGATTAACTGCCTATAGTTTACAGGGCGACAGTGTAATTACTGAGATAATGGCCAACTTTGGTATATCATCGGAATTTAAAGATGGCGGTGTTTATCTGAAAAAAGAAGCAAAAGCTATCAGCAAAAAGCTGTTCAATATGAAAAAGTGTCCCGACCTGGCGCAAACTGTCATCGTTGTTTGTGCCGCGTTGGGCCATGAAGCTACCTTTACAGGATTGGAAACTTTAAAAATTAAAGAGACCGACCGCGTAGCAGCTTTACAGAACGAACTGGCTAAAATGGGTGTTAAACTAATTGAGGATAATGAGCAATACACGCTGGACTGCAGCGGCAAATTTATTCCCCAGCGAATGTTTATTAATACTTATGATGATCACCGCATGGCTATGGCCTTTGCACCCTTGGCATTGCTGATACCCGAACTGGAAGTTGAGGATGCCAAAGTGGTAGAAAAATCATACCCGGCTTTCTGGACAGATCTTGAAAAGGTGGGGTTTGTTGTTAGCCCCCTGGCCCCCTAA
- the aroC gene encoding chorismate synthase, with product MAGNSFGQLFRITTFGESHGEAIGVIIDGCPSMLDVDLDYIQGELDKRKPGQSKITTQRKESDTVRILSGVFEGKTTGTPIMMLIPNEDQRSKDYNHNTDVFRPSHADYTYHTKYGIRDHRGGGRSSARETAARVAAGALAKLLLKTQGIEIVAHVSSVGKIDAPNVEIISADEFIAEREQNIVRCADPATANEMIEFIDSVRKDGDTVGGKVSCHVLNCPVGLGEPVFDKLHADLGKAMLSINAVHGFEFGSGFEGSSMRGSEHNDVFIKDGEKVKTITNYSGGIQGGISNGMPIEFKVAFKPVATIMHNQATINADGDAAEISGKGRHDPCVVPRAVPIVEAMAALVIADHWLRNRNTRLDPHL from the coding sequence ATGGCAGGCAATTCATTCGGACAACTATTCAGGATAACAACCTTTGGCGAATCGCATGGCGAAGCTATTGGTGTAATTATTGATGGCTGCCCATCTATGCTGGATGTTGATCTGGATTATATTCAGGGCGAACTGGATAAGCGTAAACCGGGCCAGTCAAAAATCACTACGCAGCGTAAAGAGAGCGACACCGTTCGCATTCTTTCGGGTGTTTTTGAAGGTAAAACCACAGGTACGCCTATTATGATGCTGATCCCAAACGAAGATCAGCGTTCAAAAGATTACAACCATAATACGGATGTTTTCCGTCCGTCACATGCAGATTATACCTATCACACCAAATACGGCATACGCGATCATCGTGGTGGAGGGCGCTCATCTGCCCGCGAAACTGCGGCACGTGTTGCTGCGGGTGCTTTAGCTAAACTGTTACTTAAAACACAAGGCATTGAAATAGTAGCCCATGTTAGCAGCGTTGGTAAAATTGATGCCCCTAATGTGGAGATAATAAGTGCGGATGAATTTATAGCTGAACGCGAACAAAATATTGTACGCTGCGCTGATCCGGCTACGGCTAATGAAATGATCGAGTTCATTGATTCTGTGCGCAAGGACGGCGATACCGTTGGCGGTAAAGTTAGCTGCCATGTATTAAACTGCCCTGTTGGTTTAGGCGAGCCGGTTTTTGATAAGCTACATGCCGATTTAGGCAAAGCTATGCTAAGCATTAATGCAGTGCACGGTTTTGAGTTCGGCTCAGGCTTTGAGGGAAGCTCAATGCGTGGATCTGAGCATAACGACGTGTTTATTAAGGATGGTGAAAAGGTAAAAACCATCACCAACTACTCAGGCGGTATACAAGGCGGTATCAGCAACGGTATGCCAATTGAGTTTAAGGTTGCGTTTAAACCTGTTGCTACCATTATGCATAACCAGGCTACAATTAATGCAGATGGCGATGCTGCCGAGATTTCGGGCAAGGGCCGTCATGATCCTTGTGTGGTGCCGCGCGCTGTCCCTATTGTTGAAGCAATGGCCGCACTGGTTATTGCCGATCATTGGCTAAGAAATAGAAATACCCGTCTGGACCCTCATTTATAG
- a CDS encoding MFS transporter — protein sequence MLTTIAQLYKQAYSGLSRNSWYLSVVMFINRSGTMVVPFLSIYCVQELHFSIVQAGTIMAMFGIGSIMGSFFGGKLTDKIGFYDLQVGALLSGGLLFMLLGFLRTYPTLAIGTFILSFCNESFRPANSTAIAHYSSEDNKIRSYSLNRLAVNLGWAFGAATGGLLAAVNYHLLFWVDGCTNILAGVMLLILMPRSKVMFGIKKHVDEANEAISAYKDKVYLAFIFLSTLFGMCFFQFFIMQPVFLKLNWHLGERIIGALMAWNGVMIALIEMIIVHRLEGRRNGLVYIITGVLTGAVGYILFNLLPAGIAAAAVIVTLITLSEILAMPFMNAFWISRCSPTNRGEYAALYSMSWSAAQVTAPFLGSVLIQYGGFYLLWWMLGLISLFAATGYWFLYRYIKTPLTS from the coding sequence ATGCTTACCACAATCGCTCAACTATACAAACAAGCTTATAGCGGTCTTTCCCGCAACAGCTGGTATTTGAGCGTTGTTATGTTTATTAACCGAAGCGGTACCATGGTGGTGCCATTTCTGAGCATTTACTGCGTTCAGGAGTTGCATTTTAGTATTGTTCAGGCAGGTACCATTATGGCCATGTTTGGCATCGGCTCTATAATGGGTTCGTTTTTTGGCGGGAAACTCACAGATAAAATAGGTTTTTACGATTTGCAAGTGGGTGCTTTATTGAGCGGTGGATTGTTGTTTATGCTATTAGGCTTCCTGCGTACCTACCCAACTTTGGCTATTGGCACATTTATATTGAGCTTTTGCAATGAATCATTCCGACCAGCCAACTCAACAGCTATAGCACATTACAGTTCTGAAGATAACAAGATCCGCTCTTACTCTTTAAACCGTTTGGCCGTTAATCTGGGCTGGGCATTCGGGGCAGCAACAGGTGGTTTACTTGCAGCTGTCAATTATCATTTATTGTTTTGGGTAGATGGCTGCACTAACATTCTGGCGGGTGTTATGCTGCTTATACTCATGCCCCGTTCAAAAGTAATGTTTGGCATCAAAAAGCATGTTGATGAAGCTAATGAGGCAATATCAGCCTACAAGGACAAAGTATATCTTGCATTTATTTTCCTGTCTACGCTGTTTGGTATGTGTTTCTTTCAGTTCTTCATTATGCAGCCGGTGTTTCTAAAACTTAACTGGCACTTAGGCGAACGTATTATCGGGGCCTTGATGGCATGGAACGGCGTGATGATAGCATTGATTGAAATGATAATAGTACACCGTTTGGAAGGTAGGCGTAACGGTTTGGTCTACATTATAACGGGCGTGCTTACCGGAGCAGTTGGTTATATATTATTTAACCTATTACCCGCCGGGATAGCGGCGGCAGCGGTGATCGTAACGCTAATAACATTATCAGAAATTTTAGCAATGCCATTTATGAATGCTTTTTGGATAAGCAGATGCAGCCCCACAAACCGTGGTGAGTATGCTGCGCTGTACAGCATGTCATGGTCGGCGGCACAGGTTACTGCTCCGTTTCTGGGCAGTGTACTTATCCAGTACGGTGGTTTCTACTTATTGTGGTGGATGCTTGGCTTAATAAGTTTATTTGCTGCTACAGGTTACTGGTTTTTATACCGATACATAAAAACGCCATTAACCTCTTAA
- a CDS encoding DinB family protein, whose amino-acid sequence MSEQHQREVWLRGPLPGIPPLLQPVAHALLQAKEEVNRLMAEFPEIYLWIKPVGLASPGFHLQHMTGVIDRLFTYANGETLTAAQMEFLHSEGTSPQKQDSVAALLDAFSARVDEAVAKLSIVEEATLSEVRGVGRAKIPSTVIGLYVHTAEHIMRHSGQLLVTAKILRG is encoded by the coding sequence ATGTCAGAACAACATCAACGTGAGGTTTGGTTAAGAGGGCCGCTACCCGGAATTCCGCCTTTGTTACAGCCTGTGGCGCATGCTTTGTTGCAAGCGAAGGAAGAGGTAAACCGACTGATGGCCGAATTCCCGGAAATATACCTATGGATAAAACCTGTGGGCTTAGCTTCTCCGGGTTTTCACCTGCAACATATGACCGGAGTTATTGATCGTTTATTTACTTATGCCAATGGAGAAACTTTAACGGCAGCACAGATGGAGTTTCTGCATAGCGAAGGCACATCGCCCCAAAAACAGGACAGCGTTGCCGCTTTACTGGATGCCTTTAGCGCAAGGGTTGACGAAGCAGTAGCGAAACTTAGCATAGTTGAGGAAGCCACACTCTCCGAGGTAAGGGGAGTAGGCCGTGCTAAAATACCATCTACGGTTATAGGGTTGTACGTACATACTGCCGAGCATATAATGCGACACTCGGGGCAGTTGCTGGTAACGGCAAAAATTTTAAGAGGTTAA
- a CDS encoding L,D-transpeptidase scaffold domain-containing protein, whose translation MGKELYSASKNKVFKDVTPEGFSEVFQKVLAEKKAKIKQPQVILPFYENNGYDAVFVMDHIVKEKFNPANEYLAKAKAHGLNPKIFQADEINALINKIHDKKAIKTLDEAYRDLAELELLTANALVNYSNALQFGVISPRRIYQRYYTETQRPDSTSMLKVFQTANLKNYLDSIQPKNPQYVALQKALAGGVQAPGMPAEESERILAVNLERLRWKNKPTADKYVLVNIPDFTLDVMENGKSALNMKVCVGEGRNVDRSDNLVEYDESDKVDRPFSRETPQLNSMIHSVQVNPVWNIPESIATKEIMKIAARDPYYLENEGIDVYQNGKKVDDPETIDWASASGDQYSFKQRPGDGNALGKIKFLFNNKSSVYLHDTPAKLAFNKPVRAVSHGCVRVERPQELALALFGEGDKYQTIVNDMNSNKSEPTDIALPKKVPVYLTYVTCWQDANGTLQFRRDVYGLDIVLYAHMNKMIAA comes from the coding sequence ATGGGCAAAGAACTTTATAGCGCATCCAAAAATAAGGTTTTTAAAGATGTAACACCCGAAGGCTTTTCGGAGGTTTTCCAAAAAGTGCTTGCAGAAAAAAAGGCTAAGATCAAACAGCCACAAGTAATACTTCCATTTTACGAAAACAATGGCTACGATGCCGTTTTTGTAATGGATCATATCGTAAAAGAAAAATTCAACCCAGCTAACGAATATCTGGCCAAAGCCAAAGCACACGGCTTAAATCCAAAGATATTTCAGGCAGATGAGATCAACGCGCTTATCAATAAAATACATGATAAGAAAGCAATTAAAACCCTTGATGAAGCTTATCGTGACCTTGCAGAGTTAGAATTGTTAACTGCCAATGCTTTGGTAAACTATTCAAATGCTTTGCAATTTGGCGTTATAAGCCCGCGTCGTATTTATCAACGCTATTATACTGAAACCCAAAGACCTGATAGCACATCTATGCTAAAAGTTTTTCAAACTGCTAATTTGAAAAATTATCTGGATAGCATTCAGCCTAAAAACCCACAATACGTTGCCTTGCAAAAAGCTTTGGCAGGAGGTGTTCAGGCTCCAGGCATGCCGGCGGAAGAAAGCGAGCGCATATTAGCCGTTAACCTTGAACGTTTACGCTGGAAAAACAAACCAACCGCTGATAAATATGTATTGGTAAACATCCCTGATTTTACCTTAGATGTAATGGAAAACGGAAAATCAGCATTAAACATGAAAGTTTGTGTTGGCGAAGGCCGGAATGTTGACAGAAGCGATAATTTAGTTGAGTATGATGAAAGCGATAAAGTTGATCGCCCTTTCTCGCGCGAAACACCACAATTAAACAGTATGATCCATAGCGTGCAGGTAAACCCTGTTTGGAATATACCCGAAAGTATTGCTACTAAAGAAATAATGAAAATTGCTGCACGCGATCCATATTATCTGGAAAACGAAGGAATTGACGTTTATCAAAACGGCAAAAAAGTTGATGACCCTGAAACTATTGATTGGGCCAGCGCTTCCGGCGATCAATATTCATTTAAACAACGTCCAGGGGATGGTAATGCTTTAGGAAAAATTAAATTCCTGTTCAATAATAAAAGCAGTGTTTACCTGCACGATACCCCTGCAAAGCTCGCCTTCAATAAACCGGTTCGCGCGGTCAGCCATGGTTGCGTACGTGTGGAGCGTCCGCAGGAATTAGCACTTGCTTTGTTCGGCGAAGGCGATAAATACCAAACTATTGTTAATGACATGAATAGCAACAAATCAGAACCCACTGATATTGCATTACCTAAAAAAGTTCCGGTATATCTTACTTATGTAACCTGCTGGCAAGATGCAAATGGTACGCTACAATTCAGAAGAGACGTTTACGGCCTAGATATTGTGTTATATGCACACATGAATAAAATGATAGCTGCATAG
- a CDS encoding murein L,D-transpeptidase catalytic domain family protein, protein MRKHFWWICCVFLIVCATVISWAPAESNKVAVTAKNERSAKELFNEYVSSVYQAASLGQAGLSQQVFEKALTGYFNLKAANKLSNASEIVTIVDFTKSSREKRMWIVDLFSKKLLLNTWVAHGQGSGGDMADHFSNTNQSHQSSLGFYVTDDIYYGKHGRSLRLDGMDAGFNNAARNRAIVVHAADYVSEGTINALGRLGRSHGCPAVSPAVIDMVINNIKGKTLLFINGNDASYTSKYLDNAFENTFAMNKVEAPTPVLPVN, encoded by the coding sequence ATGAGAAAACATTTTTGGTGGATTTGCTGCGTCTTTTTGATAGTATGTGCAACAGTAATTAGCTGGGCGCCTGCTGAGAGTAATAAAGTTGCAGTAACTGCAAAAAACGAACGCTCTGCAAAGGAGTTATTTAATGAATATGTAAGTTCTGTTTACCAGGCAGCAAGCCTTGGTCAGGCAGGTTTAAGTCAGCAGGTATTTGAAAAAGCCCTTACAGGCTATTTCAACCTAAAAGCTGCCAATAAATTATCAAATGCAAGTGAAATAGTTACTATTGTTGATTTTACAAAATCCAGCCGTGAAAAACGTATGTGGATTGTAGATCTATTCAGCAAAAAGCTGTTATTGAATACCTGGGTAGCTCACGGACAGGGTAGTGGTGGCGATATGGCCGATCATTTCTCAAATACCAATCAATCTCACCAGAGCAGTTTGGGATTCTACGTAACCGACGATATTTATTATGGTAAACACGGTCGCTCATTGCGTTTAGATGGTATGGACGCCGGCTTTAACAATGCTGCACGTAACCGCGCTATTGTTGTACATGCTGCAGATTATGTTAGCGAAGGTACCATCAATGCTTTAGGCAGGTTAGGCAGAAGCCATGGTTGCCCGGCGGTATCGCCAGCGGTAATTGATATGGTGATCAATAACATAAAAGGTAAAACCCTTTTGTTCATCAACGGTAACGATGCTTCATACACTTCAAAGTATTTAGATAATGCGTTTGAGAATACTTTTGCGATGAACAAGGTGGAAGCTCCAACGCCGGTTTTACCTGTTAATTAA